In Isoptericola jiangsuensis, the following proteins share a genomic window:
- a CDS encoding urease accessory protein UreF, translated as MTSPHALSVAMLLADARLPGGGHAHSASLEPALLGGLPERDVPAWMIGRATTVSLVEAGTAVVAAKVLATAEPAAVPPIGAVVAAWAARTPAPALRDAARLLGRGYLRVARTLWPAAPAVRALVAHEAAHGPLPRAVVLGGVAAATGLPPADVVRLTVYDDAQTAASAFLKLAPCDPLVPARWVLDACAAAEELVPLVAACTTPEDVPASGAPQTEGWAQAHALTNQRLFRA; from the coding sequence ATGACCTCACCGCACGCCCTCTCGGTCGCCATGCTCCTGGCGGACGCCCGCCTGCCCGGCGGCGGGCACGCGCACTCCGCGAGCCTCGAGCCGGCGCTGCTCGGCGGCCTGCCCGAGCGCGACGTGCCCGCCTGGATGATCGGCCGCGCGACGACCGTGAGCCTCGTCGAGGCGGGCACCGCCGTCGTCGCCGCGAAGGTCCTGGCCACGGCCGAGCCGGCCGCGGTGCCCCCGATCGGTGCCGTCGTCGCCGCGTGGGCGGCGCGGACGCCGGCCCCCGCCCTGCGCGACGCCGCCCGGCTGCTGGGGCGCGGCTACCTGCGGGTGGCGCGCACCCTGTGGCCCGCCGCGCCGGCGGTGCGCGCGCTCGTCGCCCACGAGGCGGCGCACGGCCCCCTGCCGCGCGCCGTCGTGCTGGGAGGCGTGGCCGCCGCGACCGGCCTGCCCCCGGCCGACGTCGTCCGGCTCACCGTCTACGACGACGCCCAGACCGCGGCGTCGGCGTTCCTCAAGCTCGCGCCCTGCGACCCCCTCGTGCCCGCACGGTGGGTCCTGGACGCGTGCGCCGCCGCCGAGGAGCTCGTGCCCCTCGTCGCGGCGTGCACCACCCCGGAGGACGTCCCCGCCTCCGGCGCCCCGCAGACCGAAGGCTGGGCGCAGGCCCACGCCCTGACGAACCAGAGGTTGTTCCGTGCCTGA
- a CDS encoding glutamate--cysteine ligase: protein MVLEFASSPRSSVGLEWELALVDADSGTLRQVAPAAMAALAGDPRATHVKPEFLRNTLEVVSGVCTTVGQATADLASGVAAIQDVITPMRAELMGAGTHPFAHWSQQRVTDKERYATVVDRTQVWGRQQVVYGVHVHVGIEDRAKVLPIVRSLLVYVAHLQALSASSPFWEAADTGYASMRALLFQQLPTAGLPYQFGQWHELERYVDDMLRTGVIDDFTEVRWDVRPAPHFGTVEVRICDGTSNLHELAALGALVHCLVEHLSTLLDEGRPLPTMPRWYVHENKWRAARYGLDAIIILDEAGNEELVTDATARLLDDLAPVAERLGCATELDAVRDILRLGASYQRQRAVAAAHGGGQPALEAVVASLVAELRAGRPLAPTS from the coding sequence ATGGTCCTGGAGTTCGCGTCCTCGCCCCGGTCGAGCGTCGGCCTCGAGTGGGAGCTGGCGCTGGTCGACGCCGACTCGGGCACCCTGCGTCAGGTCGCCCCGGCCGCGATGGCGGCCCTGGCCGGCGACCCCCGCGCGACGCACGTCAAGCCGGAATTCCTGCGCAACACCCTCGAGGTCGTCTCGGGCGTGTGCACGACGGTCGGGCAGGCCACCGCCGACCTCGCGTCCGGCGTCGCCGCGATCCAGGACGTCATCACCCCCATGCGGGCCGAGCTCATGGGCGCCGGCACCCACCCGTTCGCGCACTGGTCGCAGCAGCGGGTCACCGACAAGGAGCGCTACGCCACCGTAGTGGACCGCACCCAGGTGTGGGGCCGCCAGCAGGTCGTCTACGGGGTGCACGTGCACGTCGGCATCGAGGACCGCGCCAAGGTGCTGCCGATCGTCCGCTCGCTGCTGGTGTACGTCGCGCACCTGCAGGCCCTGTCGGCGTCGTCGCCGTTCTGGGAGGCCGCCGACACCGGGTACGCGTCCATGCGGGCGCTGCTGTTCCAGCAGCTCCCCACCGCCGGGCTGCCCTACCAGTTCGGGCAGTGGCACGAGCTGGAGCGGTACGTCGACGACATGCTGCGCACCGGCGTCATCGACGACTTCACCGAGGTCCGCTGGGACGTGCGTCCCGCGCCGCACTTCGGCACGGTCGAGGTGCGGATCTGCGACGGCACGTCGAACCTGCACGAGCTGGCGGCGCTCGGGGCGCTGGTGCACTGCCTGGTGGAGCACCTGTCGACGCTCCTCGACGAGGGCCGCCCCCTGCCGACGATGCCGCGCTGGTACGTGCACGAGAACAAGTGGCGCGCCGCCCGCTACGGGCTGGACGCCATCATCATCCTCGACGAGGCCGGCAACGAGGAGCTCGTCACGGACGCCACCGCCCGCCTCCTGGACGACCTCGCACCCGTCGCGGAGCGGCTCGGCTGCGCGACGGAGCTCGACGCGGTGCGGGACATCCTGCGGCTCGGCGCGTCGTACCAGCGGCAGCGGGCCGTCGCCGCGGCCCACGGGGGCGGGCAGCCCGCGCTGGAGGCCGTGGTGGCCTCCCTCGTGGCCGAGCTGCGGGCCGGTCGTCCGCTCGCGCCGACCTCGTAG
- the urtA gene encoding urea ABC transporter substrate-binding protein translates to MRHRPTSRSAARLAVPALAALSVLSLAACGAQVDSPGTASSASAAGSCVDTSGDSVRIGFLNSLSGTMAISEQTVHDSLQLAAAEINADGGVLGKQLEIVTEDGQSEPTVFAEKATKLITSDCVAAVFGGWTSASRKAMLPVFESNDSLLFYPVQYEGLEASPNIFYTGATTNQQIVPALDYLAEQGVTSLFLVGSDYVFPRTANKIINAYAEAHGIEIVGEEYAPLGHTDFSTIVNKVKSAGADAVFNTLNGDSNVAFFKEYTNAGLTAEDMPVLSVSIAEEEIGGIGVENVVGQLTAWNYYQTVESPENDAFVEAFQAEYGADRPTSDPMEAAYTSLYLWREMVEKADSFAVADVQEAADGVTFDAPEGTVVVNGDNHHIAKTSLVGKIGDDGLIHTEWSSGEPIEPDPFLEGYDWAAGLS, encoded by the coding sequence ATGCGTCACCGTCCGACGTCACGTTCCGCCGCGCGGCTCGCCGTCCCCGCGCTCGCCGCCCTCTCCGTCCTGTCCCTCGCCGCCTGCGGCGCCCAGGTCGACTCCCCCGGCACCGCCAGCAGCGCGTCGGCCGCCGGCAGCTGCGTCGACACCTCCGGCGACAGCGTCAGGATCGGCTTCCTCAACTCCCTGTCCGGCACGATGGCGATCTCCGAGCAGACCGTCCACGACTCGCTCCAGCTCGCCGCCGCCGAGATCAACGCCGACGGCGGGGTGCTCGGCAAGCAGCTCGAGATCGTCACCGAGGACGGCCAGTCCGAACCGACGGTGTTCGCCGAGAAGGCCACCAAGCTCATCACCAGCGACTGCGTCGCCGCGGTGTTCGGCGGCTGGACGTCGGCCTCCCGCAAGGCCATGCTCCCCGTCTTCGAGTCCAACGACTCCCTGCTGTTCTACCCCGTGCAGTACGAGGGCCTCGAGGCGTCGCCCAACATCTTCTACACCGGCGCCACGACCAACCAGCAGATCGTCCCGGCGCTCGACTACCTCGCCGAGCAGGGCGTCACCTCGCTGTTCCTCGTCGGCTCGGACTACGTGTTCCCCCGCACGGCCAACAAGATCATCAACGCCTACGCCGAGGCGCACGGCATCGAGATCGTCGGCGAGGAGTACGCCCCCCTCGGCCACACCGACTTCTCCACCATCGTCAACAAGGTGAAGTCCGCGGGCGCCGACGCCGTCTTCAACACCCTCAACGGCGACTCGAACGTCGCGTTCTTCAAGGAGTACACGAACGCCGGCCTGACGGCCGAGGACATGCCCGTGCTGTCCGTGTCGATCGCCGAGGAGGAGATCGGCGGCATCGGCGTCGAGAACGTCGTCGGCCAGCTCACCGCCTGGAACTACTACCAGACGGTCGAGAGCCCCGAGAACGACGCGTTCGTCGAGGCCTTCCAGGCGGAGTACGGCGCGGACCGCCCGACCTCCGACCCGATGGAGGCCGCCTACACCTCGCTGTACCTGTGGCGCGAGATGGTCGAGAAGGCCGACTCGTTCGCCGTCGCCGACGTCCAGGAGGCCGCCGACGGCGTCACCTTCGACGCGCCCGAGGGCACCGTCGTCGTCAACGGCGACAACCACCACATCGCCAAGACGTCGCTCGTCGGGAAGATCGGCGACGACGGTCTCATCCACACCGAGTGGAGCTCCGGCGAGCCGATCGAACCCGACCCGTTCCTCGAGGGCTACGACTGGGCCGCAGGCCTCTCCTGA
- the urtC gene encoding urea ABC transporter permease subunit UrtC: protein MTVLDKLLAPGRTRTLAGFALAAVVLLAVAPVVLSPFRLSLLAKFLCLAMVAVGIGLAWGRGGLLTLGQGVYFGLGAYVMAMHLKLADAGPDGVPDFMLLYGTGEVPAWWEPMRSPGLTLLLVVLVPAALAGLLGWAVFTRRVRGAYFAILSQALAAAFAILLVGQQQTTGGTNGLNGFRGFFGYDLTDPANQRMLYLLAAVVLLVMVAIVRQLTVSRFGELLVAVRDGEDRVRFLGYDPAVVKTVAYVVAAVMASIGGALFVPIVGIISPADVGVVPSIGFLVGVAIGGRASLLGPVLGSVAVSWAQTSISEQFPSGWIYFQGALFIVVVAFLPGGLASLLGRWRRRRADPPEPGTAPPADARTAPEGSTP from the coding sequence ATGACCGTCCTCGACAAGCTCCTCGCCCCCGGACGCACCCGCACCCTCGCGGGGTTCGCGCTCGCCGCCGTCGTGCTGCTCGCCGTCGCCCCCGTCGTCCTGAGCCCGTTCCGGCTCAGCCTCCTGGCCAAGTTCCTGTGCCTGGCCATGGTCGCCGTCGGCATCGGGCTCGCCTGGGGCCGCGGCGGTCTGCTGACCCTCGGCCAGGGCGTCTACTTCGGGCTCGGCGCCTACGTCATGGCGATGCACCTCAAGCTCGCCGACGCCGGCCCGGACGGCGTGCCCGACTTCATGCTGCTGTACGGCACGGGCGAGGTCCCGGCGTGGTGGGAGCCGATGCGCTCGCCCGGGCTCACGCTGCTGCTCGTCGTGCTCGTGCCCGCGGCGCTCGCCGGCCTGCTCGGGTGGGCGGTGTTCACCCGGCGGGTGCGCGGCGCCTACTTCGCGATCCTGTCGCAGGCGCTCGCCGCGGCGTTCGCGATCCTCCTCGTCGGCCAGCAGCAGACCACCGGCGGGACCAACGGGCTCAACGGGTTCCGCGGGTTCTTCGGCTACGACCTCACCGACCCCGCCAACCAGCGGATGCTCTACCTCCTCGCGGCCGTCGTCCTGCTGGTCATGGTCGCTATCGTGCGCCAGCTCACCGTCTCGCGCTTCGGCGAGCTCCTCGTGGCGGTGCGCGACGGCGAGGACCGCGTCCGGTTCCTCGGCTACGACCCCGCGGTGGTCAAGACGGTCGCCTACGTGGTCGCCGCCGTCATGGCCTCGATCGGTGGGGCCCTGTTCGTGCCGATCGTGGGCATCATCTCGCCGGCCGACGTCGGCGTGGTGCCCTCCATCGGCTTCCTGGTCGGCGTCGCCATCGGCGGCCGGGCCAGCCTCCTCGGCCCGGTGCTGGGCTCCGTCGCGGTGAGCTGGGCGCAGACGTCGATCTCCGAGCAGTTCCCGTCGGGCTGGATCTACTTCCAGGGCGCCCTGTTCATCGTGGTCGTCGCGTTCCTGCCCGGCGGCCTCGCGTCCCTGCTCGGCCGGTGGCGCCGACGACGGGCCGATCCGCCCGAGCCCGGGACCGCACCGCCCGCCGACGCCCGGACCGCACCCGAGGGGAGCACCCCGTGA
- a CDS encoding urease subunit alpha, with protein sequence MVRVDRARYAALYGPTVGDQVRLGDTDLWIEVTQDYTVGGEEAVFGGGKSIRESMAQSTRTRAEGALDTVITNVVVLDWWGIVRADVGLRDGRIVALGRSGNPDVADGVHPDLVIGPSTDVISGEGRILTAGGFDPHVHLLSPSALHEALATGITTIAGGGTGPSEGSKATTVTPGAWHLRQVLRALDDVPLNVLLLGKGNTVSAGSLAEQALAGAAGYKVHEDWGSTPAALDAALTAADEWGLQVALHSDSLNETGFVGSTVDAIAGRSIHAFHVEGAGGGHSPDILTVAGLPHVIPGSTNPTLPHTVNTVAEHLDMLMVCHHLNPAVPEDLAFAESRIRATTIAAEDVLHDMGAISITSSDAQAMGRIGEVVTRTWQVAHVMKHRRGSLGGAEPADNERARRYVAKYTINPAIGHGVDAEIGSVEPGKLADLVLWDPRFFGVRPDVVLKGGVIAWAALGDPNASIPTPQPVLMRPAFGDAVAADTSLAFVAPAAIEDGLAGRLGLRRRLAPVAPTRDVGKADMRNNDALPHIEVRPDTFEIRVDGELVEPAPAVRLPLAQLYSMF encoded by the coding sequence ATGGTGCGGGTCGACCGTGCGCGCTACGCCGCGCTGTACGGACCGACCGTCGGCGACCAGGTCCGGCTCGGCGACACCGACCTGTGGATCGAGGTCACGCAGGACTACACCGTCGGCGGCGAGGAGGCCGTGTTCGGCGGCGGGAAGTCGATCCGCGAGTCGATGGCGCAGTCGACGCGCACCCGCGCCGAGGGCGCCCTCGACACGGTGATCACGAACGTCGTCGTGCTCGACTGGTGGGGGATCGTGCGCGCCGACGTCGGCCTGCGCGACGGCCGGATCGTCGCGCTCGGCCGGTCGGGCAACCCGGACGTCGCCGACGGCGTGCACCCGGACCTCGTCATCGGGCCGTCGACGGACGTCATCTCGGGCGAGGGCCGCATCCTCACCGCGGGCGGGTTCGACCCGCACGTCCACCTGCTCTCCCCGTCGGCGCTGCACGAGGCGCTCGCCACCGGCATCACGACGATCGCGGGCGGCGGCACCGGACCGTCGGAGGGCTCCAAGGCGACCACGGTGACGCCCGGCGCGTGGCACCTGCGCCAGGTGCTGCGGGCGCTGGACGACGTCCCGCTCAACGTGCTCCTGCTCGGCAAGGGCAACACCGTCAGCGCGGGGTCCCTGGCCGAGCAGGCGCTCGCGGGCGCGGCCGGCTACAAGGTGCACGAGGACTGGGGCTCGACCCCGGCCGCCCTGGACGCCGCGCTGACGGCCGCCGACGAGTGGGGCCTGCAGGTGGCGCTCCACTCCGACTCCCTCAACGAGACGGGCTTCGTGGGCTCGACGGTCGACGCGATCGCGGGCCGGTCGATCCACGCGTTCCACGTCGAGGGCGCGGGCGGCGGGCACTCCCCCGACATCCTCACGGTCGCGGGGCTGCCGCACGTCATCCCCGGCTCGACCAACCCGACGCTCCCCCACACCGTGAACACGGTGGCCGAGCACCTCGACATGCTCATGGTCTGCCACCACCTCAACCCGGCCGTGCCGGAGGACCTCGCGTTCGCCGAGTCGCGGATCCGTGCGACGACGATCGCCGCCGAGGACGTGCTGCACGACATGGGGGCCATCTCCATCACGTCGTCGGACGCGCAGGCGATGGGCCGGATCGGTGAGGTCGTGACCCGCACCTGGCAGGTCGCGCACGTGATGAAGCACCGCCGCGGGTCGCTGGGCGGCGCGGAGCCCGCGGACAACGAACGGGCCCGCCGCTACGTCGCGAAGTACACGATCAACCCGGCGATCGGGCACGGCGTCGACGCCGAGATCGGGTCGGTCGAGCCGGGCAAGCTCGCCGACCTCGTGCTGTGGGACCCGCGCTTCTTCGGGGTGCGGCCCGACGTCGTCCTCAAGGGCGGCGTCATCGCGTGGGCGGCGCTCGGCGACCCCAACGCGTCCATCCCGACGCCGCAGCCCGTGCTGATGCGGCCCGCGTTCGGCGACGCCGTCGCCGCGGACACGTCCCTCGCGTTCGTCGCGCCCGCCGCGATCGAGGACGGCCTGGCGGGACGCCTCGGCCTGCGCCGCCGGCTCGCGCCCGTCGCCCCGACCCGCGACGTCGGCAAGGCGGACATGCGCAACAACGACGCCCTGCCGCACATCGAGGTCCGCCCGGACACCTTCGAGATCCGCGTCGACGGGGAGCTCGTGGAGCCCGCCCCGGCCGTGCGGCTGCCGCTGGCCCAGCTCTACTCGATGTTCTAG
- the ureB gene encoding urease subunit beta, with product MPSTSSSGPGAVRTAAGRIELNVRPPHERRRLVVVNTGDRPVQVGSHLHLPDANPALEMDRGRAHGFRLDIPAGTSQRFEPGASREVDVVTLRGARRVPGLQRGRTDGGELGPVATEGEAR from the coding sequence GTGCCCAGCACGTCGTCGTCCGGTCCGGGAGCGGTGCGCACCGCCGCCGGCCGGATCGAGCTCAACGTCCGTCCGCCGCACGAGCGGCGCCGGCTCGTCGTCGTCAACACCGGCGACCGGCCCGTGCAGGTGGGGTCCCACCTGCACCTGCCGGACGCCAACCCGGCCCTGGAGATGGACCGCGGGCGCGCCCACGGGTTCCGGCTCGACATCCCCGCCGGCACCTCGCAGCGGTTCGAGCCGGGCGCCAGCCGGGAGGTGGACGTCGTGACGCTGCGCGGGGCCCGCCGCGTGCCGGGCCTGCAGCGCGGCAGGACGGACGGCGGCGAGCTGGGTCCCGTCGCGACCGAGGGCGAGGCCCGCTGA
- a CDS encoding ATP-binding cassette domain-containing protein, whose translation MMLELTGLSAGYGRTAVVHDVDLAVADGTLTAVLGHNGAGKTTLLRAVLGLLPARSGRVLLAGEDVTTRAPHQRVRRGIAYVPQGQQSFGQLSARENLQVVADAHGRDGRRRTADALDLFPALRELLGRQAGLLSGGQRQQLAIARALVTGPRLLVLDEPAEGIQPNVVAEIYGAVSTLLAAGDLSVLLVEQHLGFAVEHAREYAVLATGRIVSRGAGGGPDTLTDVRAALAL comes from the coding sequence ATGATGCTGGAGCTGACCGGCCTGAGCGCCGGGTACGGCCGCACCGCGGTGGTGCACGACGTCGACCTGGCGGTCGCGGACGGCACGCTCACCGCCGTCCTCGGGCACAACGGCGCGGGCAAGACGACCCTGCTGCGGGCCGTGCTCGGGCTGCTGCCCGCCCGCAGCGGCCGCGTCCTGCTCGCGGGCGAGGACGTCACGACGCGGGCCCCGCACCAGCGCGTCCGGCGCGGCATCGCGTACGTGCCCCAGGGGCAGCAGTCGTTCGGGCAGCTCAGCGCCCGAGAGAACCTCCAGGTCGTCGCGGACGCCCACGGCCGGGACGGTCGGCGGCGGACCGCCGACGCGCTCGACCTGTTCCCCGCCCTGCGCGAGCTGCTGGGCCGCCAGGCCGGGTTGCTGTCCGGCGGTCAGCGGCAGCAGCTCGCCATCGCCCGGGCGCTCGTCACCGGGCCGCGGCTGCTCGTGCTCGACGAACCCGCCGAGGGCATCCAGCCGAACGTCGTCGCGGAGATCTACGGCGCGGTCTCGACCCTGCTCGCCGCCGGGGACCTGTCGGTCCTGCTGGTGGAGCAGCACCTGGGGTTCGCCGTCGAGCACGCCCGGGAGTACGCCGTGCTCGCCACGGGACGGATCGTCAGCCGGGGCGCGGGCGGCGGCCCCGACACCCTCACCGACGTCCGCGCCGCGCTCGCCCTGTGA
- the tsaD gene encoding tRNA (adenosine(37)-N6)-threonylcarbamoyltransferase complex transferase subunit TsaD, whose product MGAMTNGDPLVLGIETSCDETGVALVRGDTLLFDAVASSMDEHARYGGIIPEVASRAHLEAMVPTIRRALGEADVDLSEVDAIAVTAGPGLVGPLTIGASAAKALSIGLGKPLYGVNHVIGHAAVNQLVDGPFPGRSMALVVSGGHSTLMLVEDVATKVTELGSTLDDAAGEAFDKVGRLLGLPYPGGPHIDRLARDGDPEAIRFPRGLTARKDQAKHAYDFSFSGLKTAVARWVEARQDAGQEIPLNDVAASFAAAVADVLTAKTIAACREHDVDTLVIGGGFSANSQLRDMAAERCAAAGIDLRIPPLRYCTDNGAMIAALGSSVVRAGVAPSDLDIPVDSSMPMAIVTV is encoded by the coding sequence ATGGGGGCCATGACGAACGGTGACCCCCTGGTCCTCGGCATCGAGACGTCCTGCGACGAGACCGGCGTGGCGCTGGTCCGCGGCGACACCCTCCTCTTCGACGCCGTGGCCTCCTCCATGGACGAGCACGCGCGCTACGGCGGGATCATCCCCGAGGTCGCGAGCCGCGCCCACCTGGAGGCGATGGTCCCCACCATCCGCCGCGCGCTCGGCGAGGCCGACGTCGACCTGTCCGAGGTCGACGCGATCGCCGTCACCGCCGGTCCGGGCCTGGTCGGCCCCCTGACCATCGGGGCGTCCGCCGCCAAGGCCCTGTCGATCGGGCTCGGCAAGCCGCTGTACGGCGTCAACCACGTCATCGGGCACGCCGCGGTGAACCAGCTCGTGGACGGCCCGTTCCCCGGCCGGTCGATGGCGCTCGTCGTGTCGGGCGGGCACAGCACGCTCATGCTCGTCGAGGACGTCGCCACGAAGGTCACCGAGCTCGGCTCGACGCTCGACGACGCCGCAGGCGAGGCGTTCGACAAGGTCGGCCGACTCCTCGGCCTGCCCTACCCCGGCGGTCCGCACATCGACCGCCTCGCGCGCGACGGCGACCCCGAGGCCATCCGGTTCCCCCGCGGCCTCACGGCCCGCAAGGACCAGGCGAAGCACGCCTACGACTTCTCGTTCTCCGGCCTCAAGACGGCCGTCGCCCGCTGGGTCGAGGCCCGCCAGGACGCAGGGCAGGAGATCCCGCTGAACGACGTCGCGGCCTCGTTCGCCGCGGCGGTGGCGGACGTCCTCACCGCCAAGACCATCGCGGCGTGCCGCGAGCACGACGTCGACACCCTCGTCATCGGCGGCGGGTTCTCCGCGAACAGCCAGCTGCGCGACATGGCGGCCGAGCGCTGCGCCGCCGCGGGGATCGACCTGCGCATCCCGCCGCTGCGCTACTGCACGGACAACGGGGCGATGATCGCCGCGCTCGGCTCCTCCGTCGTGCGGGCCGGCGTCGCGCCGTCGGACCTCGACATCCCCGTCGACTCGTCCATGCCGATGGCGATCGTCACCGTCTGA
- the urtD gene encoding urea ABC transporter ATP-binding protein UrtD codes for MTDTPATAGPDLAAAAELLGDDTSRFRHDYLQVRGLRVEFDGFVAVRDVDLTVTQGDLRFLIGPNGAGKTTLIDAVTGLVRGTGSATFGRTELLGRSTHRIARAGVGRTFQTASVFSELTVLQNLDIAAGARRRPLSLLRARRAVPEAVERALETVGLTAQRDLPAGILAHGQKQWLEIGMLLVQDAHLLLLDEPVAGMTHEERDETGELLRRIGSQRVVVVVEHDMEFLRSFADSVTVMHQGRVLAEGTVAEVQNDPAVVEVYLGAPATATPPTPGTAAQDGPDPDRERRDAPALEGESA; via the coding sequence GTGACCGACACCCCCGCCACCGCCGGCCCCGACCTGGCCGCCGCGGCCGAGCTCCTCGGCGACGACACTTCCCGGTTCCGGCACGACTACCTCCAGGTCCGCGGCCTGCGGGTCGAGTTCGACGGGTTCGTCGCCGTGCGCGACGTCGACCTCACGGTCACCCAGGGCGACCTGCGGTTCCTCATCGGACCCAACGGGGCCGGCAAGACGACGCTCATCGACGCCGTCACCGGGCTCGTCCGGGGCACCGGGTCGGCCACCTTCGGCCGCACCGAGCTGCTGGGCCGGTCCACGCACCGCATCGCCCGGGCCGGGGTCGGCCGCACGTTCCAGACGGCGAGCGTGTTCTCCGAGCTCACCGTGCTGCAGAACCTCGACATCGCCGCGGGCGCGCGGCGCCGCCCCCTGTCGCTGCTGCGAGCCCGCCGGGCCGTCCCGGAGGCGGTCGAGCGGGCCCTGGAGACCGTCGGGCTCACCGCCCAGCGGGACCTGCCCGCCGGGATCCTCGCCCACGGGCAGAAGCAGTGGCTCGAGATCGGCATGCTGCTCGTCCAGGACGCCCACCTGCTGCTCCTCGACGAGCCCGTCGCCGGCATGACCCACGAGGAGCGCGACGAGACCGGCGAGCTGCTGCGCCGCATCGGGTCGCAGCGCGTGGTGGTCGTCGTCGAGCACGACATGGAGTTCCTGCGCTCGTTCGCCGACTCCGTCACGGTGATGCACCAGGGCCGCGTGCTCGCCGAGGGCACCGTGGCCGAGGTGCAGAACGACCCCGCCGTCGTCGAGGTCTACCTCGGCGCCCCGGCGACGGCGACCCCGCCGACCCCCGGGACCGCCGCGCAGGACGGGCCCGACCCGGACCGCGAGCGCCGCGACGCGCCCGCGCTGGAAGGAGAGTCCGCATGA
- a CDS encoding urease subunit gamma — protein sequence MHLTPADTEKLLLAVAGMVARDRLARGVRLNHPEAVALLSCWVLERARDGADVATLMRTGRDVLARDQVMDGVADMLADVQVEATFPDGRKLVTLHHPIQ from the coding sequence GTGCACCTGACCCCCGCCGACACCGAGAAGCTGCTGCTGGCCGTCGCCGGGATGGTGGCGCGCGACCGGCTCGCCCGCGGTGTGCGCCTCAACCACCCCGAGGCCGTCGCGCTGCTGTCCTGCTGGGTGCTGGAGCGCGCCCGCGACGGCGCCGACGTCGCGACGCTCATGCGGACCGGCCGCGACGTGCTCGCCCGCGACCAGGTCATGGACGGCGTCGCCGACATGCTCGCCGACGTCCAGGTCGAGGCCACCTTCCCCGACGGCCGCAAGCTCGTCACCCTGCACCACCCGATCCAGTAG
- the urtB gene encoding urea ABC transporter permease subunit UrtB codes for MDILSQLFAGLSLGSVLLLAALGLALTFGQMGVINMAHGEFMMAGAYTAFVVQGVVPSAGVSLLVALPLGFLVGGLLGLLLEGALIHRMYHRPLDTLLVTWGVALVLQQVARDVFGAPNVDVSAPGWLSGAVEIGGLALPRTRLFILALALTCVVALTLVLRATPLGRRIRAVVQNRDLAEASGISSRTTDRITFFLGSGLAGIAGVALTLLGSVGPTLGTGYIVDAFLVVVAGGIGQIKGTVVAAMALGMMQAFFEYSTTASVAKVLVFVAVVAFLQVRPQGLVSVRTRSLA; via the coding sequence ATGGACATCCTCTCCCAGCTCTTCGCCGGACTGAGCCTCGGCTCCGTCCTGCTGCTGGCCGCGCTCGGGCTCGCCCTGACGTTCGGCCAGATGGGCGTCATCAACATGGCGCACGGCGAGTTCATGATGGCCGGGGCCTACACGGCGTTCGTCGTGCAGGGCGTCGTCCCCAGCGCCGGCGTCAGCCTGCTGGTGGCGCTCCCGCTCGGGTTCCTCGTCGGCGGGCTGCTCGGCCTGCTGCTCGAGGGCGCCCTCATCCACCGCATGTACCACCGTCCGCTCGACACCCTGCTGGTCACCTGGGGCGTCGCCCTGGTGCTCCAGCAGGTGGCCCGCGACGTCTTCGGCGCACCCAACGTGGACGTCTCGGCGCCCGGCTGGCTGTCCGGAGCGGTGGAGATCGGTGGGCTCGCCCTGCCGAGGACGAGGCTGTTCATCCTCGCGCTCGCCCTGACGTGCGTCGTCGCCCTCACGCTCGTGCTGAGGGCGACGCCGCTCGGACGGCGCATCCGCGCCGTCGTCCAGAACCGTGACCTGGCCGAGGCGTCCGGGATCTCGTCGCGCACCACCGACCGGATCACGTTCTTCCTCGGGTCGGGCCTCGCCGGGATCGCCGGCGTCGCCCTCACCCTGCTCGGCTCCGTCGGCCCGACCCTCGGCACCGGCTACATCGTGGACGCGTTCCTCGTCGTGGTCGCCGGCGGCATCGGGCAGATCAAGGGCACCGTCGTCGCGGCGATGGCGCTCGGCATGATGCAGGCGTTCTTCGAGTACTCCACCACCGCCTCGGTCGCGAAGGTGCTGGTGTTCGTCGCCGTCGTCGCGTTCCTGCAGGTACGACCCCAGGGCCTGGTCTCGGTCCGGACGAGGAGCCTGGCATGA